The Sporomusaceae bacterium FL31 sequence CCATTGCAACACTAAATACTAAAGGAATCAGCAATACGAACCCGACTTGGAAAAATACAGGGATACCAGCAACAAAGCCGACTAACATCATTGCCCATCCGGCTCTTTGCTTACCAAGAGCGTCAATCATCGTACGAGCCAAACGCTCTGCGCCACGAGATACTTCAAGCATCTTGCCGAGTATCGTGCCAAGCCCCAGAATCGTGGCTAAAAATCCTAGTGTCCCACCCATACCAGCCTCGATCGATGATCCGATTTTTGCCAATGGCATGCCAGTCGCAAAACCTACGAACATGCAAGCTACAATTAAGGTTATGAACGCGTGCAAGCGCACTTTCATAATGAGAAATACAATCAATGCGATTGACGCAAAAAGTACCAGCATAAGTCCCGCAGGTGTACCCATTATCCTCTCTCCCTTTTGTTAATAATCGCTTTTGGAAATACCTTGTCCGTCGTCCTCCTTTCAGTTATTCTAATTACAATGGTTTACTGAAAACCTCATAAATACCGTACTGATGAAGCGCCTGATACAACTCATTTTTCCGGTGAAAAAGCTTACGATACTTCTCTACATTGATTTCATTCGGTTTGAATATTGTTGGCTGTGTGTAACATATGCCGTGGAAAGCTTGAGTGTAATCCCGGTAAATACCTAGGGTCACAGATGCACTCATTAAAGCCCCTAGAGAAGACGCCTCACTATTATCATAACGAATAACTGGTTTATTAAATGCGTCTGCCTGAATTTGATTAAACAGTTCTAGAGATACTAATCCACCGGCAACACTTACCGCGGATATATCCTTTACCAGATTCTCGATCAACGAAATATTATGAGCAATTTCTGACGCTATTCCTTCAAGAATAGCCCTCACCAGATCACCGCGGCAGCTCCCCAGCGACAAGTTAAAAAACATTCCTTTCGCCAGAGGATTCCAATACGGAGCGGCACTTCCCTCAAAATGAGAAAGCATGACTACACCGTTTGCTCCGACTGGCGACTTGGCCGCTTCTTCATTCATACGTGCATAGCTATCATCTCCCTCGGGATAATATTGTTCCTTGAACCAGCGATGAACCGAACCGGTATTAAAGATTCCTGCTTCTGCAATCCATTTACCGGGCAGGGCAGATGCACTGCAAAGAGTCCGGCACTGGTCATCAAACTGCGGCGTTTCGGAATGAGCAATAACAAACGACCCTGTTCCGGTATTAGCCTCAGCGTCTCCCGGTCTGAGTATATTCAGTGCCAGCGCTGCACACTGCTGATCCCCGCCGCCAAGGATGACTGGTATTCCTTGGGGCAACCCAGTATAACCGGCAATATTGCTGCCAAGGAATCCTGCCCGTGAGCCAGGTGCACAAAGTTCGGCCAGTTTTGAATCTGAAATACCGGTAATCCGCAGCATATCTTGATCCCAGTCAAACGTACTGATATTCATGAGCATGGTCCGACAGGCCTGAGTCCAATCAGTGATGAATGAACCCGTCAGCAGGTATACTACATAATCTTGGACACCAATCAATTTATGAGCCTTATCGTATATCTCTGGACATTCATCCTTGAGCCACATCATCTTGGGAACAGAAAAATATGGATTCGCCCTTAACCCAGTGTGTTGGTATATCTCAGATAGACTGAATTGGGCAAGCATTTTATCACATTGAACTGTGCTCCGCTTATCTTGCCACATGATCGCATGATGCAAAGGCTGCCCGTCGCGAGTGACAGGGATAACCGATGCCCGCTGGGAAGTCACCGCTATCGCATCTAAGTGAATATTTTGCGTCTTGATAAATTCGCTCGATTGTTTCAGCGTAGCTAGCAGTGCTTCTTTCCAAGTGGTCGGATTCTGTTCCACATAGTGATTAGCGTAAAATTCCGAATGATACTCTTTTGAGGCTCGATTTAACAGCCTGCCTGCGCTGGTGTAAAGCATGGTCTTCAGACTTGACGTGCCAACATCGATGACCAAAATATGTTCCATTCTGTTCGCCTCCTCAACACCTAATTTAAAGACTATTGCGAAAATTCTACCATTACCAAACCCCGAAGGGTTCGGTAATCAGTGATATAGGTATTTTAGTTTTAGGCTGAACGAAACATTGTCGCGTATTTATTTACAACTTCCTTGATATAGCCGACTTCTTTAAGCGCCAATTGTGATAGGTGGCATGAAGCTCCTGAGTCCAAAAGACCCTTGACTTTCTCAATTGTATACATTGATATTTCAGTATTAACGTTAATCTTAGCAATACCATGACGGATACATTCCTTAACGATAGCTTCGGGTGTTCCTGAACCGCCATGCAAAACAAGTGGTATATCTACGAGTGCTGCAATTCGCTTTAGTACTCCGATGTCGATCCGCGGAGTCCCTTTATACATGCCGTGAACCGTGCCTATTGAAACCGCCAAGGCATCAACCTTGGTAGTCTCTACAAATTGGGCAGCCTGATCCGGATTGGTGTAGATTTCTTCTGCGGCTTCTTCATTAGAAAATTCACCGCCTGCTAAAGCTCCTAATTCCGCTTCAACACTGACATTAGCGGCATGAGCGATCGCAACGATTTCGGATGTTTTGAGCATATTCTCCGCAAATGGTAAGCTTGATCCATCGTACATGACCGAAGTAAATCCAGCCTTGATAGCCTTGATAATTGTCTCAAACGATTTACAATGGTCAAGATGGAGAACTACAGGGATATCAGCCTTAGCTGCCATGGTATCCACTAACACAGCAACTTCATCAAGTTCCATGTTGGACAAATAGTTTGCACCAAAAGCTACAATGGTCGGATAGCGAAGGTCTTTGCCTGCATCGATCACTCCACGAATGGTTTCGTAGTTATATACATTGAACGAACCTACAGCATACTTGCCTTTCTGAGCATCTGACAACAGTGTTGCTAGGTTAGTCATCATGATTGAACACCTGCCAGCCAAGCTTTGAATTCCGGATTATCCAGCACTTCCTTGTTAATGATGAATCTTGGTTTCTCACCTTTGAGAAGCTTACCGATATCTTCCATAAGGATCTCAGGCGAGCGTGTAAGAGCTTCCTTCGTTGTACCAGCAATGTGAGTGGTCAAAGTTACATTATCGAGTGTCAGGAACGGACTGTCTGCTTTAAGTGGTTCATCCAAGAAAACATCGAGTCCCGCACCAGCAATTCGCTTCTCCTTTAAAGTTGTGAGCAGCGCCTTCTCATCGACCAATCCTGCCCGGCCGGTATTGATTAGATAGGCAGTCGGCTTCATAGAGCCCAATTCCTTTTCGCCCACCATATTTTTCGTACTTTCACTCATGCGCGCATGCAGGGTGACGAAATCGCTGTCTTTAAAGAGTGTCTCCTTGTCAACTAGCGTGCAGCCTGCCTCACGGACATCCTCCGGGTTAGCAAATGGGTCATAGACCAGACGATTAACACCGAAACCGGCCAGTTTCTGTGCCACTAATCTGCCAATATAGCCAAACCCGACAATGCCCACGTTCTTTCCTTTAAGTTCAGGCACCCAATCCGAATTAGAGAATTCTTTCCGCCACTGGCCGTTTTTAATTGAATAATGAGCGCGGGCAATATTTCGGCACTCGGAAAGCATAAGGCCAACTGCAAAATCAGACACCGCTTCCGCGTTGCGGCCTTCAATATTGAATACTAAGATTCCCCGCTTGGTCGCTTCCTGAACATTGACATTTTCCAGCCCAGCACGAGAAACGCCGGCAATACGCAGTTTGGGCATCGCGTCAAATACCTTTGAAGAAACTGGCACAAATAATCCTGCAAGCAATTCAGCATCGCTGCCTTCTGCTGTAATTAGCGAGTCAACTTCCTCAATCTCAGGCCCCTGCTTTTCAACTTCAAGGCGTCGTGCCTGCAATTTCTGCCAATTAGGCTCCCAGTCTCCCACTTTAATAACTCCGACGTATTCACTCAAATACTTTTTCGTTGCCGCTTCAAACTCACTACCTACAATCATGGCGTCTCCGAGAAGTACAGCTTTCATTTGTCTAGACATGTTAGAACACTTCCTTTAAAGTTTTATTACTACTACAATATTAAATGAGTAGTATTTTTACTACTCTATTTCGCTTCTTTTCACTATACTCCTGCTTTTCTTTAGCTTTATTTTTTTGAATTTTATAAAAATCATGACTATCCTTTTCCAGTTAGCTGTAATGCAGAAAGCTTGCAATAAGTTCTTGGTATACTGACCCGATATACCTACTTATCTACTTTTACAATTGCGAAAGATTACAGACGAAATTAAACAGCCTTAGTTCGAAAAATTTCGAACTAAGGCTGTTTAAACTCAGACATACGCAACGCATTAGCATCAGATCGTATATGTGTTGTTAAAAAGAGAATTACTCTATCTCAAAAAATAGCGTCAAACGAAAAACCGATAACTACAAAGGAGCAGTTCCAATACCATTTTCTCAATAAAATTAACCATTTATTTACCAATCCATAACCTATCATGTGTCATAAAGTACTATGCTTGAGACAAACGATACTACAAAGAAGGTGACACAATGAATACTCAACAGGCGGCGTGTCATAAAATTCTGGTTAGTTTACAAAACATCGTTGATGCATATGCAGCTTTAGCAAAACTTTTGACCAAATAATATTTGTGATTTTAGCAAACCAATATACTTTTTACCGATTAAAGAGAACGCCCTCTAACCATGAGCATGCTGGTTCGAGGGCGTTCTTGCGGCCATATGTGAAGCACAGGTAATATCTGATAGTCTCATGATTCGCGCTAACTGACGTATCTAGGCATCATTATTGCTTCATTATCCGCGATATCTTGAACTTACACGCTGAATCATCGTACTAATAATTCTTGGATGTTTCTGTCACATCACTGACTCTTTTTCCAAGTCCAGATAGGAAAATACTCAGCCAGCCAAAAACAAGTCCTAAAAAATTTGCCCCTGTAATCCACAGCATTGCAAACAATAAATTACTGATATAATCGGTCTGCACAGGAAATGCATGCGCATAATACCCAGCAAACATGCAGGAATATGCATTAAAGGATGCTAACGAACAATTGAGAGCTTCAGGGTTCAACACTCGAGCTACTCTCCAGTACCACTCAACGGTTTCTTCTCTTCCATTTTCTTCTATTGTTTGTACTAGTTTCACTCTATCAGACGCATAATTGGGATGTAACTCATCGTTATATTTTGTTCTGTTTAAAGCTGTAAATGCTCCATCTTTTCCAGCCATTGAGCCAATTATAATAATAAGCCATTCTTTGACCGAATTATCATGAACATTACTCAGCAGCACATCACTAAAACCAGTACCTAAAGCTCCTGAAGAAATATTACCTCCTCCAAGACTGGACGCAATTCCACCTACAGTTGTATGAAGAATCGTGCTCATTGTACTTGCCGTAGCGGTTCTTACTCAGGGGTTCGTCTATCAATTTAAAGAAAAATCCAGTCCAAAGGCTACTCCTACAACTACTTAAAAGGCAGAATCCTCAGGTCCCAACAATATTTCGGCATTTGTGATGGCAAAAGAGGTAATCCGCCGTAATCTAAAAGATCCCGCTTCAGCTAAATTTGGAAACATCACAGAGGCTGCAGTTGAAAAAGTCGATGGAAATATAAATCGTTGGAGAGTCGCTTGTTACGTTGATGCTAAAAATAGTTTTGGTGGTACTATTCGTACTTGGTACGCTGTCCAGTTGTTTTATCGGAACAATGGGTTGGGATGTCGAAGGGATTGAAACAATCGATCGTCAGTAGAATCTATAATTCACATCATTGAATGGTATTCCCTACTATTGCCTGATTGAGATTTTCAACTTTAAATGCCGCATGAGACATCGATTTAATGAGTGGCTGTAACGGACACCCTTTCTCCATATCTTTGTTATGTTACCCTCCTAGAATTAGCTATTTTAAATTATGTTGTTGTTGAATCTCTGACTTGATTTTTTCAACTAATGTCTATAGGCAATTCAATATGTTCTGATACAGAAGATATCAAAATCTCAATTAGTTCAGCATCCATAAATTGATAGTCATCAGGAATATTGAGACATACAATTCTCTTGTCATGAAGCATATCTCCGAAACGTTCTCGCAGCCGTCTCACATGCTTCTTTTCCATTACAAGAATCAAATCAGCCCAGCCGATATGACCACTCATTACCTTTACCCGAGCTTTATCTTCTGTCCCCGCTGACCTTGATTTTTAACTATTATCATTTAATTAAGGCTATAGCCATTAACTTCTAGATTACTAATATATTGGGTTCATTATGTCTACAATATTTCTACAATATTATCTAATGTCAAAAATACATAATGCCAAATATTATAAATGGCATACATGTCATAACTCTCCTGATTGAACCATTCAACATAAGATGAATTAATAACCTTAAAAAAAGCGACCACTTAGTATAGAAATCTCTTCCATATTTGTTATCTAAAAGGTTTATTGTTTTTAATCGCCTACCCTCATCAGTACTTCTAAGTGATAATATTGAACTATCAAAATGAACTTGGATTGTCACATTCTCATCTTCATCTTTTAATATAAGCAATGTGCCATTTTAGTCGAAACTAACTTGTCAAGATATAACTTTGCAGGTATGCCTTCTAAGGATATCCATTTAGTCCATTTCTCCCCCACTAAATTCACCTCCATCATTCGTCATATCGGATTTTAGTATTTTTCTATCAGAGCTTACGGTCTGTACAATAACTTGCCCACTGACGAAGATCTGGGAAGTTATTGTCCTATGTTGGCATTTTGGGAAAGTCACGTGGTGTAGGGTGTCTACAACATGGGCAGCAATCTCTATTAATCTCTATATAAATACCCCTTAAGTTATAAATCAGGCTGTGATGATATTATTGTGGTAACTGCTCTGGTAATGGTTATAGGGGTAGTTGTCCGTTTTGTGGCAGTAATGAGTCTAAGTCATTCTGATTCACCAGATTTGATTTTTTAAGGATTATCAATATGCCCAGTTGTTGTCTGTTCATGAGACGATACCTGAGATGAAAAGGGAGGTCAGCGGATTTTTACGTCCACTGACCTTTAATGTTTTGCGAACCCTTTTTGTTATTGTTGACAGTTTCCATTAATCAGTCTCCACTGTAAAACCGTCCCTTGGCTCATCTTATACTTCTCATATCCACATTAATCTTTAATATTAAAGTATTTCTGAATATGTTCTGCTAATTTCGGAATATCTTTAATAGCATTCTTGCATATAGATTTGTAGTCATCTTCCGGAATTACTTCCTTTTCATTTGTATTTTGCGCCTTATTAATATAGTTTCTTTCTATTTCGTAGAGTATCAGTGGAGCAATAACGTAATTATCTTTTCGAGAAAACTCATATCTATACAATGTCCACTCTAAAATTCCATGAAAACTTTCTATACATGCTTTTATTTCACTATATTTACTTGTTTCTTGAAGCCTAAATATCAAACTAGGAATTCTATTATATATATCATCATTAAGATACATATTAAGTTTAGCTTGCTCAAAAGGAAACTTTTTTCTAAGGATCTGTGCTATCAATTTTGAATAATCCTGGTTGTTATCCATTACTTTTTCCCTCCCCTTATTATTCAAAATTATTCTAACGTAATTCAGTAACGTTAAAACCATCAGGATTTATTTCCTTCAAAGCTTTAAAATAATCATCTTTCAAAACAGGAACATCGCTAAATCTTGGATCATAAATATATTTACCATCACTATAAACTTGATGATATATATAGTTTTCAACTTTACCATACTCGTATCCGTTTAATGATCCTTCTTTTCCTGTTATATTATAAATTTTACCATTCTTACCCGATGCATTATATAAGTCTTCAGCAATTTCCGAGCAATCAATTTTATATTTTTTATATGCTTCATTCTTCATTGCGTCTAGTACTTTAGCATTACCCAGCCCATTTTTTCCCTTTGAAGCTACAAACCCTACTACAATTGCAGTCATAGCTGCTAGCCCATCTCCAGATGAAGCCGGCTGACTACCAATGTTTATAGTATTCTCTTTTTCACGGAGAAGAATCATTCTGGCAATCGCAGATGAATCTTCAGGGTTATCCAGACTTCTTAATATTACGCTACTCAAATCTCCCGGTGCCAAAACATTTGGGTTTAATGCATTATCTATAATCGTTCCTGCTGCAACATCTTTTACAAGTATTGATGCATTGTTTAATATCCAGTTGAGTACACCATTGTTGTTTGCATTTTCTCTTATTTTAGTAGCTTCTTCATTCAAACGATCAGCAACTATGTTTCTGTCGCTAATATCAATGAGCCCTGCAACATACGCTGAGTTAATTACTTCTAGCATAGCTTCTCGTTCTTTAAGAGCGTACTGTACATCTGAAGAATATGACGAATCGTTCGTCCGCGCCACGTCAGTAAATGCTGGAGTATCTACTGCACTTCCTTCTCCAGGAACGGAAGCTCCAAAAAGAACATCCTGACGTTTAGCAACACGTTCTAGTTCTTTCGGGTCTTTTATTAATTCGAACTGAGTATGTGTTAAATAATTGTTTTTAGTTTCACTGACTGCCGTAAAAGCTCCAGTCTGTGCACTATCTCCAACAACCGTTGCTGCTGCTGCACCTACAATGGCACTTGTCCATTGTAATACTGCAGGATCAGTTATATTTTTCAACTCATTCATTAGAAGCTGCGTTGTTCCTGCACCTGCTGCACCTGACGCAAAACCATTACCACCAAGACTGGAGGCGAGTCCACCAACCACAGTATCAAGAAGTATTTTATTGGTTCCACCTTCACTCCAACTCTTAAAATCTGCTAGCGCAACAGCTCTTTCTTCGTCAGTAGTAGCATTCAGGTATCTTTTAGAAGCATTCTCCTTCTGCGTTTTTGCCAAATCCCCAATAGCTTTAAATGCTTCTTCCCCAAAGACTTGCGCCAGTTCCTGTTTTTCCTGAACCGTCTTTTTATCGAAAATCTTACCTAACGCATTCAACGCGCCGCTTGGGTCACGACTGAGGTTGGATAGGTCTTGGTCAGGATTGGAGCGTACTTCGATCGTTCCCGGTGATATGGCCGATTGCGTCGTACTGTCGGCATCCCCGGATACTTTTACACCAATATTGGGTGTCAGTCCGGCATCTTTTTTCTGTGCCGTCTTTCTTGTATCCAGGTTTACTCCAATGCTACTTGCTTCATATGCTGCCTTATTTTCGATATCAGAGTATGTTAGCGTACCAGTACTGAGCTTATTCTTATCCGGTGTAGCTTCACTAGCTATAACCGCCCCCTGCAGGTCAGTATTACCACCAACTTTAATATCAAAGCCGCCTTCACCTGCGTAGATACCAGTTTGTTCAGTTACGCTTTGATATTCAGAATTGATTTTCCCTTTGCTGGCAGAGGCAGTTCCACTGAGACCTCCCGCTCCAAAACCAATGGTTACACCTGAAGATTTACTGCTTTCTTTGTAATTGTCAACATCTTGCAGACTTTCGAGATTGAGATCACCGCCCGCATCGATATCAATGGTTTTACCTTTTACCTGCGCTCCTTTAAGATTGGTATCATCCCCGGATTCAATCCTAACCGTATCTACAGCAGTAATATAAGTATTCGTATGGGTTAATGTAGTTCCGTCTTCATTACTACTGCTCATACTGCCATTCACGAAGAATCCCGGTGCACTTCCTTCGCTTACCTTAACACCAATACCTGCTGATTTACCACTTGTAGTCGTATCAGTACTTGTCGTATTCTGTTCGGCAATCAAATTGACGTCTTTTGATGCGCCAAGGTAAATATTCTGGCCGTCAATTTTGGAGCCTATAATATTGAGATTACCATCACTGGCTTTACCTTGTTCATCTTTAGCTCCACTGCCGACTGCCTTTATAGTTAAATCACCACCAGCCGTTACCTGACTAGGCGTTGCATTTGTTACCTGATAGTTGGTTTCACGCTGTTCTTTGGTTGTGCCCAAACTGATTGAAACAGTTAGTCCATTATTCTTATTCGGCTTGCTACCATCAGCATTTTTCCCCTTACTGAGATTGTCAACCGCTTTTACCGCTTTATAGTCATAGAGGGCCTTGAGACGACCGTCTTCTACTTCATCCGCCCGTTTAAGTGGTTGAGCCACACCTTGGATATTATCAATGCCTTGGCTGCCAATAGAAACACTAAGTCCAGTTTGCTTAAATTCATAAGTCTGACGTTCTGATACAGTGTTCGCCGCTGCTTCAATGGTAACATTCTGTCCTGTTATGTCAGTGTCTTTTTTACTAACAATGTCGGATGCCTTAACCAGTACATCTTTTCCTGCTTCGATGTTGACGCTGCCATCCGTGGAACCAATAACACTACCTTTTTGACTCACACTTTCAAGAGAATCGGTACTTGTTTGTTTTTGCGTCCCAATAGTAAACCCTAAGCCACCGCCGCTAAATAGTCCAGATTTTTTCTCTTGCCGGAAATGATCTTCTTGATTGGTTTCCGTTGCTGCAGTAATTGTAACATTTCCCTGAGCAGCTAAATTGACATCGTTTGTTGCAACAACGTTGCTGCCTTTTACAGTTATATTTTGACCTGCAAGTATGCTTGTCGTATCACCTGAGAAAATTGTGCCCACTGCACTTGTTTCATTAACTGTATCACGAGTTGTGATTGTAATGCTTGAGAGACCGCCACTATGTCCTTTATGCTTATGTGCCTCATCCACAGTGAGGTTTGCTTGTCCTTCTGTCAGATTAACATCGCGTCCTGCTGTAGCTACAAGCTCTCCTTGTATGCTTTCAACACTAGCCGCTTTGGCATTCAGATCATTACCTGCTTGTAAACGGATATTGCCCTGACTCTGAATCGTAGTACCAACATCCATACTACTGCTGTCATTGCGATAATTATTGCTATCCCAGACAAGGTGGTTACTATCACCGATTGTAACAGTGCCCATATTGAGATTATTCCCGGCAATTATGCTTGTACTGCCATCTTGACCGCTATTGCCGATCTGGGCAGCCACAAGATTGATATCCCGACCGGCGCTAACAACCATGACTCCTTTGTCACCATTTACATAGAGTCCGGCAGTCCGATCTATAACGGTACGACTGCCCTGAGCGTTAGACTGGGTATCTGTTGTGGATACTACATTGATATCTCGTCCTGCAGTAACGACTAAACTATTGCTTGCCTGTATTTGACCTCCAATATTATCAAGGTCTGTACGGGCTTGAAGGGCAACGTCAGTGCCACCAATTCGTCCACCAAGATTTCGAATATTTTCCGCTGTTATATCAACACCATTGCGCCCAGCAATAGTACCATTATTATTAAGATCCCCACTTAATTCTAACTTGATATCATTTCCGGCAATGAGCGCACCTGAGGTTGTAAGATCACCATCTTTTACTCCACGAACATAGACCTGAGGTACCAGAGCATGAGTTACTTGACCGTTCGGAAGAAGAATCTCTTTATCAACAAGCCAAACTATGTCACTTGTGAGCTGTGCCATTTGCTCTGTAGATAATGCTACACCAAGACTTAGTTGGTGCTCTTGGGCAAAAACAGCAGCATTGCTCATCAGTTTCACATATTGATCTTCATCACTGGTATACCCGTCCAGATAACGTTGACCAGTAAGCTGGGTAATCTGATCACGAACAAGCTTTTGTTCATAAAAGCCATCACCTAGACGTTTTTGAACGCCATTTGGATCAATATTAAGCGCTTGAATCATATAGTCTGACGATATCCAGGTACGGTAATCGGCAAACCGAGGATCAGTTTCGATCAAATAGTTAACATTTGAATTTGGCGTCAATTTAAACAGACTGCTATTAGGAATACTGGTGTTGACTGTGCCGCTACTTACAGTGCCCCCTGTCAAGGTAGTCACTCTAGCAATTTGGTTAACCACCGCGCTATCATGACTTGTTATGTTGGCGACACTCGTATCGGTAACAGTTTGGCTAACTTGCTTCTCTGTAAGACCAGCGACCTGCGTACCGGTACCATTAGGAGTTGTTTTTTCCTCATAGACGGTAGGTGTCAATGTAATGTCTTGCTTAGAAGCAGCTGGGTTATAGCCTGATGTGCTGCTGCCGGTGCTGTCTCGTCCATGGTGGTGATCTCGCCAGTATGATGTAACACTGCCTGTATCTGTTACGATATGTACTCCTGGAACCTCCGTATTATTGAGAGTCCCGATAATGCCACCCAAAGTACCTCCAGCAATAATCTGACTCTTGTCATTGGTTACTGTTTCTGCATTGATTTGCATGGCTCCACCAGAAAGGATTTGAGCAGGATCAGAAGTTTGAACTTTAGTTTCCGTGGTCGTTCTCGTATAGTTGTATGCAAGCCAATTTTCATAATTTCCCTCAGGAGTATGAAGATGATCCGACTCATCATTATAAATATAAACATTTGGTGTACCAGGTACGTAACGATACGGTGATCCGCTCCCCTGGTACTCAACAATGGACTCTGTTTTTATAGTTTGCACAGTTGTGCTAAAGTGTTCATTTGTATTATAAATTTGCTTGGAGGTGAGATTTAAGTTACCCAGAGCTTCGATCGTGGCACTATTATTATTTAAGGAAATATTTTGACCAATGGCTTTTTTGCCACTATCAAGACTACCGCCTATAAACATATCACCTGCACTAAAAATCAAAGAATGCTCGCGATTGGTGATATTTTTTGCACCAATATCCAGTCGATCCCTTGCTGCAATCACTGCAGCCGTACCACCTTCAACATCATTATTGAGTGTGTTTGACTGGATGGCAATATGATTTCCATAAA is a genomic window containing:
- the cdiA gene encoding toxin CdiA, with translation MNYHSTTVIPSLTPKWKKLISWLTVAVYLTQPSLAAAQVIADGSAPANQRPAIENAQNGVQVVQITAPSAAGVSRNQYLQFNVDTQGLILNNASSFSQTQLAGYIAGNTNLAGGSARIILNEVTGPGRSYLNGYTEIAGQRADLIIANPNGITGNGFGFINAGRATLTTGIPVFGGSGSLEAFRVTQGQIAIEGVGLNASATDRVDLISRAVAVNAGIWAKELNVVTGANQADYNTLATNSITGTDLQPAVALDVGALGGMYANKIKLVGTERGLGVNSQGTLAASNGDLILSQEGKISLAGNTSAAGNIHITAGDDFTNQDTLYAQGNTSIVTQGAITNSGILAAAEHTALNGQAITSTGTLGAGVQANGVLGSGGDLTLTANGTVTAQGKNLTAGTLTIKGSEINLVAGQTYAGADINLQTTAGNVDNTGALLQAEGKVAILANGTLKNDKDSNNIAGEITGSQITITANDISNKDGIIQQTGTNDTTLTTSGIFNNTGGTIASKGATTLDVAKLINRQGTIQAFGSTDADLRITASGDIDNSELNGEAGVLGASGNTFITANSLNNNQGNITAGKELVVSSNQGINNTQGLMAANQRVNITGNQIDNQNGTIGSIYGQAGITAAGLLNNTSGRIEAAQSVDISSKGMNNSDGVIIGSRISADSNAEMMDNTRGQLIASGGSVHINSGSLNNDAGLIQASEDLSVNTHGQTLYNTNSGSQGGIVAQGEINLETGNLVNRAGYLYSGDTLSAVSSTIDNNQGGLMTSSAGIDITAATLNNQGAQIQALGDIGLNLTNTLNNQDSLIRSSQNLTIGANAIKNNSTQSNNQGLEGQSVSLTASLIDNRQGAVRADNVLTLTSNGQVQNNQGLISSGKNLIMEDNQASKTLLVTNTSGTMIAGQKLGITSAALSGDGKVLSQGDLDVRLVQDYTNSGELQASGNLNLEIGGKVTNQAAILAGNSLNINAGSIDNAASAEISAQNTVLTTGVLTNRGLIDGGETLVDAATVNNRGTGRIYGNHIAIQSNTLNNDVEGGTAAVIAARDRLDIGAKNITNREHSLIFSAGDMFIGGSLDSGKKAIGQNISLNNNSATIEALGNLNLTSKQIYNTNEHFSTTVQTIKTESIVEYQGSGSPYRYVPGTPNVYIYNDESDHLHTPEGNYENWLAYNYTRTTTETKVQTSDPAQILSGGAMQINAETVTNDKSQIIAGGTLGGIIGTLNNTEVPGVHIVTDTGSVTSYWRDHHHGRDSTGSSTSGYNPAASKQDITLTPTVYEEKTTPNGTGTQVAGLTEKQVSQTVTDTSVANITSHDSAVVNQIARVTTLTGGTVSSGTVNTSIPNSSLFKLTPNSNVNYLIETDPRFADYRTWISSDYMIQALNIDPNGVQKRLGDGFYEQKLVRDQITQLTGQRYLDGYTSDEDQYVKLMSNAAVFAQEHQLSLGVALSTEQMAQLTSDIVWLVDKEILLPNGQVTHALVPQVYVRGVKDGDLTTSGALIAGNDIKLELSGDLNNNGTIAGRNGVDITAENIRNLGGRIGGTDVALQARTDLDNIGGQIQASNSLVVTAGRDINVVSTTDTQSNAQGSRTVIDRTAGLYVNGDKGVMVVSAGRDINLVAAQIGNSGQDGSTSIIAGNNLNMGTVTIGDSNHLVWDSNNYRNDSSSMDVGTTIQSQGNIRLQAGNDLNAKAASVESIQGELVATAGRDVNLTEGQANLTVDEAHKHKGHSGGLSSITITTRDTVNETSAVGTIFSGDTTSILAGQNITVKGSNVVATNDVNLAAQGNVTITAATETNQEDHFRQEKKSGLFSGGGLGFTIGTQKQTSTDSLESVSQKGSVIGSTDGSVNIEAGKDVLVKASDIVSKKDTDITGQNVTIEAAANTVSERQTYEFKQTGLSVSIGSQGIDNIQGVAQPLKRADEVEDGRLKALYDYKAVKAVDNLSKGKNADGSKPNKNNGLTVSISLGTTKEQRETNYQVTNATPSQVTAGGDLTIKAVGSGAKDEQGKASDGNLNIIGSKIDGQNIYLGASKDVNLIAEQNTTSTDTTTSGKSAGIGVKVSEGSAPGFFVNGSMSSSNEDGTTLTHTNTYITAVDTVRIESGDDTNLKGAQVKGKTIDIDAGGDLNLESLQDVDNYKESSKSSGVTIGFGAGGLSGTASASKGKINSEYQSVTEQTGIYAGEGGFDIKVGGNTDLQGAVIASEATPDKNKLSTGTLTYSDIENKAAYEASSIGVNLDTRKTAQKKDAGLTPNIGVKVSGDADSTTQSAISPGTIEVRSNPDQDLSNLSRDPSGALNALGKIFDKKTVQEKQELAQVFGEEAFKAIGDLAKTQKENASKRYLNATTDEERAVALADFKSWSEGGTNKILLDTVVGGLASSLGGNGFASGAAGAGTTQLLMNELKNITDPAVLQWTSAIVGAAAATVVGDSAQTGAFTAVSETKNNYLTHTQFELIKDPKELERVAKRQDVLFGASVPGEGSAVDTPAFTDVARTNDSSYSSDVQYALKEREAMLEVINSAYVAGLIDISDRNIVADRLNEEATKIRENANNNGVLNWILNNASILVKDVAAGTIIDNALNPNVLAPGDLSSVILRSLDNPEDSSAIARMILLREKENTINIGSQPASSGDGLAAMTAIVVGFVASKGKNGLGNAKVLDAMKNEAYKKYKIDCSEIAEDLYNASGKNGKIYNITGKEGSLNGYEYGKVENYIYHQVYSDGKYIYDPRFSDVPVLKDDYFKALKEINPDGFNVTELR